The following proteins come from a genomic window of Streptomyces liliiviolaceus:
- a CDS encoding HAD domain-containing protein, with the protein MNDRCEDGRPVLFLDIDGPLIPFGPSAGGGSPAPPPPGNPLLGRLDPTVGPRLLALGCDLVWATTWLDDANEVVAPRIGLPVLPVLRWPDTSADEGPRGLHWKTRHILDRAGRRPFIWVDDEIGAMDRLWVDAQRREPSLLHRVDPGVGLVDDDFAVLAEWLRSVGHQGVS; encoded by the coding sequence TTGAACGACCGTTGCGAGGACGGGCGTCCCGTTCTCTTCCTCGACATCGACGGCCCGCTCATCCCGTTCGGCCCGTCGGCCGGCGGAGGCTCCCCTGCTCCCCCTCCTCCGGGGAACCCACTGCTCGGACGGCTCGACCCCACCGTCGGGCCACGCCTCCTGGCGCTGGGATGCGACCTGGTGTGGGCGACGACCTGGTTGGACGACGCGAACGAGGTGGTCGCTCCACGGATCGGGCTGCCGGTACTGCCGGTACTGAGGTGGCCGGACACGTCCGCCGACGAGGGTCCGCGCGGCCTGCACTGGAAGACCCGGCACATCCTCGACCGGGCCGGCCGCCGCCCGTTCATCTGGGTCGACGACGAGATCGGCGCCATGGACCGCCTCTGGGTCGACGCACAGCGCCGGGAGCCGTCGTTGCTTCACCGCGTCGACCCGGGCGTGGGCCTGGTCGACGACGATTTCGCGGTGCTCGCGGAGTGGCTTCGTAGCGTGGGGCACCAGGGAGTGTCCTAG
- a CDS encoding P-loop NTPase family protein, protein MIVWLNGTHGAGKTTTSALVRQLIPDARVFDAEKVGETLMDITPGLPGPGADNFQHWPPWRPLVVETARRVLDYAGGVLVMPMTVLVEQYWREISTGLAQHAIPVRHFVLHADQDTLRGRIAGDTVLGPDSPFRLAHLEPYAEAARTWLHAEAEVVDTTHLTPAEAAARIAEAVKN, encoded by the coding sequence ATGATCGTATGGCTCAACGGCACCCATGGCGCGGGCAAGACGACGACCAGCGCGCTCGTGCGGCAACTGATTCCGGATGCGCGGGTGTTCGACGCGGAGAAGGTCGGCGAGACGCTCATGGACATCACGCCGGGGCTGCCCGGCCCCGGGGCGGACAACTTCCAGCACTGGCCGCCGTGGCGACCGCTCGTCGTCGAGACCGCGCGGCGGGTACTGGACTACGCCGGGGGCGTTCTGGTGATGCCCATGACCGTGCTGGTGGAGCAGTACTGGCGCGAGATCAGCACGGGCCTCGCGCAACACGCCATTCCTGTACGGCACTTCGTGCTCCACGCCGACCAGGACACCCTGCGCGGACGCATCGCGGGCGACACCGTTCTCGGCCCCGACTCCCCGTTCCGCCTCGCACACCTTGAGCCCTACGCGGAGGCGGCCCGCACCTGGCTGCACGCCGAGGCCGAGGTCGTCGACACGACGCACCTCACGCCGGCGGAAGCGGCTGCGCGGATCGCGGAGGCGGTCAAGAACTGA
- a CDS encoding phosphoglyceromutase has protein sequence MADAPYKLILLRHGESEWNAKNLFTGWVDVNLNEKGEKEAVRGGELLKDAGLLPDVVHTSLQKRAIRTAQLSLESADRHWIPVHRSWRLNERHYGALQGKDKAQTLAEFGEEQFMLWRRSYDTPPPPLEDGTEFSQSDDPRYATIPPELRPRTECLKDVVVRMLPYWYDGIVPDLLAGRTVLVAAHGNSLRALVKHLDGVSDADIAGLNIPTGIPLAYELDASFKPVTPGGTYLDPAAAAAAIEAVKNQGKKK, from the coding sequence ATGGCCGACGCACCGTACAAGCTGATCCTCCTCCGCCACGGCGAGAGCGAATGGAACGCGAAGAACCTGTTCACCGGCTGGGTGGACGTCAACCTCAACGAGAAGGGCGAGAAGGAGGCAGTACGCGGCGGTGAGCTGCTCAAGGACGCCGGCCTGCTGCCCGACGTCGTCCACACCTCGCTCCAGAAGCGCGCGATCCGCACGGCGCAGCTCTCCCTCGAATCGGCGGACCGCCACTGGATCCCGGTCCACCGCAGCTGGCGCCTGAACGAGCGGCACTACGGCGCACTGCAGGGCAAGGACAAGGCGCAGACCCTCGCGGAGTTCGGCGAGGAGCAGTTCATGCTGTGGCGCCGCTCGTACGACACGCCGCCGCCCCCGCTTGAGGACGGCACGGAGTTCTCGCAGTCGGACGACCCGCGCTACGCGACGATCCCGCCGGAGCTGCGCCCGCGCACGGAGTGCCTGAAGGACGTCGTCGTCCGCATGCTCCCCTACTGGTACGACGGCATCGTCCCGGACCTCCTGGCCGGCCGCACGGTCCTGGTCGCGGCCCACGGCAACTCGCTGCGCGCCCTCGTCAAGCACCTCGACGGAGTCTCGGACGCGGACATCGCGGGCCTGAACATCCCGACGGGCATCCCGCTCGCGTACGAACTGGACGCGTCCTTCAAGCCGGTGACCCCGGGCGGCACATACCTGGACCCGGCGGCGGCCGCGGCGGCGATCGAGGCTGTCAAGAACCAGGGCAAGAAGAAGTAG
- a CDS encoding MDR family MFS transporter, whose translation MPFTSLSVRRAARETLSGLPREFWWLWTSTLVNRLGAFVATFMALYLTLDRGYSASYAGLVASLHGLGGVISSLGAGVMTDRLGRRPTLLIAQSSTAVSVALLGFMRDPVAIAAVAFLVGMASNASRPAVQAMMGDIVRPEDRVRAFSLNYWAINLGFAVSSTAAGFIAEVSYLAGFLVEAGMTMVCAIVIFVKLPESRPAPTAKTADEPAVGLGTVLRDGRFMSVVGLSFLVALIFQQGYVGLPVAMGQAGFTPADYGLVIAINGVLIVVLQLPVTRLIQHQDPKQLLVVSSLLAGYGFGLTAFAGSVGVFALTICVWTLAEIVNAPTQTGLVVRLSPVHGRGRYQGMYTTSWSVAALVAPLMSGVVIDRYGAEWLWGVCAIVGTVAGVGYGVLMRGLPDEEPVATESPRPEARSEARPVARSKARPEPLSEPLSEPLPLPQSPVQSPVQLPAQPRPAAEKPEVSAG comes from the coding sequence ATGCCGTTCACGTCCCTGAGCGTGAGACGTGCCGCCCGCGAGACCCTCTCCGGGCTCCCCCGTGAGTTCTGGTGGCTGTGGACCAGCACGCTCGTCAACCGGCTCGGCGCCTTCGTCGCCACCTTCATGGCCCTGTACCTGACGCTGGACCGCGGCTACTCCGCCTCGTACGCCGGACTCGTCGCCTCGCTCCACGGGCTCGGCGGGGTGATCTCCTCGCTCGGCGCCGGTGTGATGACGGACCGGCTCGGGCGGCGGCCCACGCTGCTCATCGCCCAGTCGTCCACGGCCGTCTCCGTCGCGCTGCTCGGCTTCATGCGGGACCCGGTGGCGATCGCGGCCGTCGCCTTCCTCGTCGGCATGGCCAGCAACGCCTCCCGTCCCGCCGTGCAGGCGATGATGGGCGACATCGTCAGGCCCGAGGACCGGGTGCGGGCCTTCTCGCTCAACTACTGGGCGATCAACCTGGGCTTCGCCGTCTCGTCCACGGCGGCCGGTTTCATCGCGGAGGTCAGTTACCTCGCGGGCTTCCTCGTCGAGGCCGGGATGACGATGGTCTGCGCGATCGTCATCTTCGTGAAGCTGCCCGAGTCGCGGCCCGCGCCGACCGCCAAGACGGCCGACGAGCCCGCGGTCGGTCTGGGGACGGTGCTGCGTGACGGGCGTTTCATGAGCGTCGTCGGGCTGTCCTTCCTCGTCGCGCTCATCTTCCAGCAGGGGTATGTGGGCCTGCCGGTGGCGATGGGGCAGGCCGGATTCACGCCCGCCGACTACGGCCTGGTGATCGCGATCAACGGTGTCCTCATCGTCGTGCTGCAGCTCCCCGTCACCCGTCTCATCCAGCACCAGGACCCGAAACAGCTCCTCGTCGTGTCGTCCCTCCTCGCCGGGTACGGGTTCGGGCTCACCGCCTTCGCGGGCTCGGTCGGCGTCTTCGCGCTCACGATCTGCGTCTGGACCCTCGCCGAGATCGTCAACGCGCCCACCCAGACCGGCCTCGTCGTCCGCCTCTCCCCCGTCCACGGCCGCGGCCGCTACCAGGGCATGTACACGACGTCCTGGTCCGTCGCCGCGCTCGTCGCACCCCTGATGTCCGGTGTCGTCATCGACCGGTACGGGGCCGAGTGGCTCTGGGGCGTGTGCGCGATCGTCGGCACGGTGGCGGGGGTGGGGTACGGGGTGCTCATGCGCGGGCTCCCGGACGAGGAGCCCGTAGCCACCGAATCACCCCGACCTGAGGCCCGGTCCGAGGCTCGACCCGTGGCCCGGTCCAAGGCTCGACCCGAGCCCCTGTCCGAGCCCCTGTCCGAGCCCCTGCCGCTCCCCCAGTCGCCGGTCCAGTCGCCGGTCCAGTTGCCGGCCCAGCCCCGGCCCGCTGCCGAAAAGCCCGAGGTCAGCGCCGGCTAG
- a CDS encoding DUF2000 domain-containing protein, producing MSSESSQTPEHAPEHAREHASGHTPDPAPAPVRFDTKIAVLLREDLEPWQRLNVTAFLVSGLGPAVPEVVGEPYEDADGVGYLPMFRQPVLVFEGTKETLKAAHGKALSRALPRALFTADLFTTGNDRDNRAAVRAVPTADLDLVGLAVYGPRNAVDKVVKGARMHH from the coding sequence ATGAGCAGTGAGAGCAGCCAGACCCCTGAACACGCCCCTGAACACGCCCGTGAACACGCCTCTGGACACACCCCGGACCCCGCGCCGGCCCCCGTCCGTTTCGACACCAAGATCGCCGTCCTGCTGCGCGAGGACCTGGAGCCGTGGCAGCGGCTGAACGTGACCGCGTTCCTGGTCAGCGGCCTGGGCCCGGCGGTCCCCGAGGTGGTCGGCGAGCCGTACGAGGACGCCGACGGCGTCGGCTACCTGCCCATGTTCCGCCAGCCGGTCCTCGTCTTCGAGGGGACGAAGGAGACGCTGAAGGCGGCCCACGGCAAGGCACTGTCCCGCGCCCTGCCCCGCGCGCTGTTCACCGCGGACCTGTTCACCACGGGCAACGACCGCGACAACCGGGCGGCGGTACGGGCCGTACCCACCGCGGACCTCGACCTGGTCGGCCTCGCGGTGTACGGCCCCCGCAACGCGGTGGACAAGGTGGTGAAGGGGGCGCGGATGCACCACTGA
- a CDS encoding helix-turn-helix transcriptional regulator: protein MVVRREVSAWRPSVPGVVEVFHAHFTEYAYPMHVHDAWTLLLVDAGAVRYDLDRHEHGTPDGTVSLLPPHVPHNGSPITEDGFRKRVLYLDLSRLDETYIGPAVDTPDFLDPVLRRRVGQLHTALARPGDELEAESRLTLIGERLRGHLRPALVRDGRGADHPLAHRLRELLDERLLEGVTLQEAAGLVHAHPAHLVRAFSGAYGIPPHQYLMSRRVERARRLLLAGRAPGEVAAETGFYDQSHLSRHFKRLVGVAPGRYRDSSR, encoded by the coding sequence ATGGTGGTCCGGCGTGAGGTCTCCGCCTGGCGCCCCAGCGTGCCGGGTGTCGTGGAGGTCTTCCACGCCCACTTCACGGAGTACGCGTATCCGATGCACGTGCACGACGCGTGGACCCTGCTGCTCGTCGACGCGGGCGCGGTGCGCTACGACCTCGACCGGCACGAGCACGGCACCCCGGACGGCACGGTCTCGCTGCTCCCGCCGCACGTGCCGCACAACGGGTCGCCGATCACCGAGGACGGTTTCCGCAAGCGGGTCCTGTACCTGGATCTCAGCCGTCTCGACGAGACGTACATCGGACCGGCCGTGGACACCCCCGACTTCCTCGATCCGGTGCTGCGCCGGCGGGTCGGGCAGCTGCACACGGCCCTCGCCCGGCCCGGTGACGAGCTGGAGGCGGAGAGCAGGCTGACCCTGATCGGCGAGCGGTTGCGCGGCCATCTGCGGCCCGCGCTCGTCAGGGACGGCCGGGGCGCCGACCACCCGCTCGCACACCGGCTCCGCGAGCTGCTCGACGAACGCCTCCTGGAGGGCGTCACCCTCCAGGAGGCCGCCGGGCTCGTGCACGCGCACCCCGCCCATCTGGTGCGGGCGTTCAGCGGCGCGTACGGGATACCGCCCCACCAGTACCTGATGTCACGCCGGGTGGAGCGGGCCCGGCGGCTGCTGCTGGCGGGCCGGGCACCCGGCGAGGTGGCCGCCGAGACCGGCTTCTACGACCAGTCCCACCTCAGCCGCCACTTCAAGCGGCTGGTCGGAGTGGCACCCGGCCGCTACCGCGACAGCTCGCGCTGA